In a genomic window of Syntrophales bacterium:
- a CDS encoding HD domain-containing protein, protein MDSSGNDSSRVYQGKALIADPIYSYAFFTVPTPGTAGEVTEKDLIDTPWLQRLRRIYQLQSARWVYPSAEHTRFQHSLGTMHNAGEFARHLYPSLKNICADAPSLPFVEELLRLGGLLHDVGHGPYGHFFDDHYLSRYGLTHEDLGGLIITRRLGRMITRIRRSPDGPFDEGERLNPGDVAFLIKRPSRADGRKPRWLRFLRQLFSGIYTVDNLDYVQRDAYMTGFSLDMVDMARLRFYTFFTEKGLTLHKAGVTALSRFVNARLNLYTNVYFHRTTRALDLHLQEVFSDTLDLLLTGSPADDLDGYLDCDEWRLFQEVRSWQGCGDRKKERLARQWQRFYNRELKWKMAYSTEIPVDRLPRGTQFSSAAHFEERIRSLLPKPLRGLSFRVDLATQDPRPINPMAESERRILIFDPVTGQTSAEPLREIYRFIPARVVHFRVFALNHAHDRSFSAAAEKALELIEEASSTNV, encoded by the coding sequence ATGGATTCATCGGGGAACGATTCCAGCCGGGTCTACCAGGGAAAGGCGCTCATTGCCGACCCGATCTATTCGTATGCTTTCTTCACCGTGCCGACGCCGGGTACGGCCGGGGAGGTGACCGAAAAGGACCTGATCGACACGCCCTGGCTCCAGAGGCTTCGACGGATTTATCAGCTCCAGAGCGCCCGCTGGGTCTATCCCTCCGCGGAGCATACCCGCTTCCAGCACTCCCTGGGGACGATGCACAACGCCGGCGAGTTTGCCCGGCACCTTTATCCCAGCCTCAAGAATATCTGCGCCGACGCCCCGAGCCTTCCCTTTGTGGAAGAGCTCCTGCGCCTGGGCGGCCTCCTCCACGACGTGGGCCACGGCCCATACGGACACTTCTTTGACGATCACTACCTGTCACGTTACGGGCTGACGCACGAGGATCTCGGAGGGCTGATCATCACGCGCCGGCTCGGCCGAATGATCACCAGGATCCGGCGAAGCCCCGATGGGCCGTTTGACGAGGGCGAACGGCTGAATCCGGGTGATGTGGCCTTCCTGATCAAGAGACCGTCCAGGGCCGACGGAAGAAAGCCCCGCTGGCTCCGTTTCCTGCGCCAGCTTTTCTCGGGGATCTACACCGTGGACAACCTCGATTATGTCCAACGGGACGCGTACATGACCGGCTTTTCCCTGGATATGGTGGACATGGCCCGGCTCCGGTTCTATACTTTTTTCACGGAGAAAGGCCTTACCCTTCACAAGGCCGGCGTGACCGCCCTGAGCCGCTTCGTCAATGCCCGCCTGAACCTGTACACGAACGTCTATTTCCATCGCACGACCCGCGCGCTGGATCTTCATCTCCAGGAGGTTTTCAGCGATACCCTCGACCTGCTCCTGACGGGGAGCCCTGCGGATGACCTGGACGGGTATCTCGATTGCGACGAGTGGCGGCTTTTCCAGGAGGTCCGGTCGTGGCAGGGATGCGGAGACCGGAAGAAGGAGCGCCTCGCCCGCCAGTGGCAACGGTTCTACAATCGGGAGCTGAAGTGGAAAATGGCCTATTCGACGGAGATCCCCGTTGATCGTCTCCCGAGGGGCACCCAATTCTCCAGCGCCGCCCATTTTGAAGAGCGGATCCGCTCTCTCCTGCCGAAGCCCTTGCGGGGCCTGTCATTCCGGGTCGATCTGGCGACGCAGGATCCCCGTCCCATCAATCCGATGGCGGAATCGGAGAGGCGCATCCTGATCTTCGACCCGGTGACGGGGCAGACCTCTGCGGAGCCCCTCCGGGAGATCTACCGGTTCATCCCCGCCCGGGTGGTTCATTTCCGGGTATTTGCACTCAACCACGCCCATGATCGATCCTTCTCCGCGGCTGCGGAAAAGGCCCTTGAATTGATTGAAGAAGCCTCCTCTACGAACGTATGA
- a CDS encoding anaerobic ribonucleoside-triphosphate reductase, whose translation MISRPPSETTDITLFVRTSGEEIARWNRQRIVDALMRETDIDRETAEAVSREVEKQIVASGIAVLTASLIREMVDAKLIERGLEQARKMHARLGFPLYDVRQLIFHENKENANIPHGPEGTNLLLAEGVKREYALHEVFSQEVGDAHASGDIHLHGLGFVDRPYSACLTLEHLKKAGLCLPHSMNAAKPAKHPEVLLAHMVRFSSVLQGHLAAMVAWDGINLSFAPYLAGMSDREIRQFAQMLVYEFSQLTAGRGGQAMFTDIHLYWDIPPHFKGLKITGPGGMEKSGSYADCLPDARRFISALLEVFRKGDATGRPFVFPRPLIHLTESFFADPQGGPLLEQAAEAAVEKGNPCFVFDRGALPSLFGPGFPGTLSGGEASRSFLLHNVTINLPRLGYLAGGDDNRLFELLGDRVDLAARAHLQKKRYLESLIGLGDEGPLATLVMAMNGEPFMDIARSASLVGMVGLHELVLLHRGEGLNGSDNARKFGLEVVRRLESAAAEQGRRLGIQLLAGQTHAETTSYRFARLDLKYHSPRAGHTVRGNLARGELYYTNSTHQPISDPMEPFERARLEGAFHPYLPAFPITQIWLGEERPSPETVSRFLERVFRETTCGCISLSPEFTSCLHCSAVERGLRDTCGRCGSTRMEQIAQITQYFSRVSAWNRGKRAELRDRTRGFPSRP comes from the coding sequence ATGATCTCCCGACCTCCTTCCGAGACCACAGACATCACGCTTTTCGTCCGCACGTCCGGCGAGGAGATCGCCCGATGGAACCGCCAGCGCATCGTTGACGCCCTGATGCGGGAGACCGACATCGACCGGGAGACAGCCGAGGCTGTGAGTCGGGAGGTGGAAAAACAGATTGTCGCATCGGGAATCGCCGTCCTGACGGCTTCCCTCATCCGTGAAATGGTGGACGCAAAGCTGATTGAGCGGGGCCTGGAACAAGCAAGAAAAATGCATGCCCGCCTCGGCTTCCCCCTGTACGACGTGCGGCAGCTCATTTTTCACGAGAACAAGGAAAACGCAAATATTCCGCACGGTCCGGAGGGTACCAATCTTCTTCTGGCCGAGGGCGTCAAACGCGAATACGCGCTCCATGAAGTGTTTTCCCAGGAGGTAGGGGATGCCCATGCATCCGGTGACATCCACCTCCACGGCCTTGGCTTTGTCGATCGGCCCTACAGCGCCTGCCTCACCCTGGAGCATCTCAAGAAAGCGGGGCTGTGCCTTCCCCATTCCATGAACGCAGCCAAGCCGGCGAAACATCCGGAGGTTCTGCTGGCTCACATGGTCCGGTTCAGCTCGGTCCTTCAGGGGCACCTTGCCGCCATGGTGGCGTGGGACGGGATCAACCTGTCGTTTGCCCCCTACCTGGCGGGGATGTCGGACCGGGAAATCCGCCAGTTCGCCCAGATGCTTGTTTATGAGTTTTCACAACTCACCGCCGGCAGGGGCGGACAGGCAATGTTCACGGACATTCACCTTTATTGGGACATTCCGCCGCATTTCAAGGGACTGAAAATCACCGGGCCGGGTGGAATGGAGAAATCCGGGAGCTATGCCGATTGTCTGCCCGATGCCAGGCGGTTCATATCGGCTCTTCTGGAGGTATTTCGAAAGGGCGACGCCACGGGACGGCCGTTCGTTTTCCCCCGCCCCTTGATACATCTGACCGAGAGCTTTTTCGCCGATCCCCAGGGGGGGCCGCTGCTGGAACAGGCAGCCGAGGCGGCTGTAGAGAAGGGAAACCCCTGTTTTGTCTTTGACCGGGGGGCACTTCCGTCCCTTTTTGGCCCGGGATTTCCGGGAACGCTGTCCGGAGGGGAGGCATCCCGATCCTTCCTTCTTCACAACGTCACCATCAACCTGCCCCGCCTGGGCTATCTGGCCGGTGGGGACGATAACCGGCTGTTCGAGCTGCTGGGGGACAGGGTCGATCTGGCTGCCCGGGCACACCTTCAGAAGAAACGATACCTGGAGAGCCTGATCGGCCTGGGTGATGAAGGTCCCCTGGCCACCCTGGTCATGGCCATGAACGGGGAGCCGTTCATGGATATAGCCCGGTCCGCATCGCTCGTGGGGATGGTGGGTCTCCACGAACTCGTTTTGCTTCACCGGGGCGAGGGGCTGAACGGGTCGGACAATGCCAGGAAATTCGGCCTGGAGGTAGTGCGCCGGCTGGAATCCGCTGCGGCGGAGCAGGGAAGGCGCCTCGGAATTCAACTTCTGGCGGGACAGACGCATGCGGAGACGACCTCGTACCGTTTTGCCCGCCTGGACCTTAAGTACCATTCCCCCCGGGCCGGTCATACGGTGCGGGGGAATCTTGCCCGGGGGGAGCTGTATTACACGAACTCCACCCATCAGCCCATCTCCGATCCGATGGAGCCCTTCGAGCGGGCCAGGCTGGAAGGAGCCTTCCACCCTTATCTGCCTGCGTTCCCGATCACCCAGATCTGGCTGGGAGAGGAAAGGCCGTCGCCTGAAACGGTATCACGCTTTCTTGAACGGGTCTTCCGGGAAACGACCTGCGGCTGCATATCCCTGTCGCCGGAATTCACATCCTGTCTCCATTGTTCCGCTGTCGAACGCGGACTCAGGGACACCTGCGGGCGCTGCGGTTCCACCCGGATGGAGCAGATCGCCCAGATCACGCAGTATTTCAGTCGGGTATCGGCATGGAACCGAGGAAAGCGGGCGGAGCTCAGGGATCGGACGCGAGGATTTCCTTCCCGTCCCTGA
- a CDS encoding D-sedoheptulose 7-phosphate isomerase, translating to MEDKIVQRFRESAHLKDVFINDNLGKIVGAVVAITAALKAGNKILLFGNGGSAGDAQHLAGEFVNRFMIERPPLPAIALTTDSSVITSIANDFDFGEIFSKQIRALGQPGDIAWGISTSGVSANVLKGLETAKKIGMITLAMTGKDGGPIARMADHSLNVASSSTPRIQEVHITVGHVICEMVDYKLFQKPDLK from the coding sequence ATGGAAGACAAGATCGTTCAGAGATTTCGAGAGAGTGCCCATCTGAAAGATGTCTTCATCAACGACAACCTGGGAAAAATTGTGGGGGCTGTCGTTGCGATCACAGCCGCCTTGAAGGCGGGAAACAAGATCCTGCTTTTTGGAAACGGAGGATCCGCGGGTGATGCCCAGCATCTGGCAGGAGAGTTCGTCAACCGCTTTATGATCGAGCGGCCGCCTCTTCCGGCTATCGCCTTGACGACCGATTCGTCCGTGATTACGAGCATCGCCAACGACTTTGATTTTGGTGAAATATTCAGCAAGCAGATCCGGGCCTTGGGACAACCGGGCGACATCGCCTGGGGAATCAGCACCAGCGGCGTGTCGGCCAACGTTCTCAAAGGGCTGGAAACGGCCAAGAAAATCGGGATGATCACGCTGGCCATGACGGGGAAGGACGGTGGCCCGATAGCCCGCATGGCGGATCACTCCCTGAATGTGGCCTCCAGCAGCACCCCCCGCATTCAGGAGGTGCACATCACGGTCGGACACGTGATCTGCGAGATGGTGGATTATAAACTTTTTCAGAAGCCGGACCTGAAATGA
- the grpE gene encoding nucleotide exchange factor GrpE — protein sequence MKDTVESLRAKLQEKEREAAENYDRYLRAMAELDNFRKRAARDRMDAVKYGNEHILKDLLPLTDAMDRALHHSETSCDFEAFRKGLDLLRSQLTACLGRHGVEAIDCLHKPFDPNLHEALMQVSGDEHEDNEVVDELEKGYLLNGRLLRPAKVSVCKRTGGKIHCEDETARNGG from the coding sequence GTGAAAGATACCGTGGAATCCCTGAGGGCGAAACTGCAGGAGAAGGAGAGGGAGGCTGCCGAGAATTACGACCGGTATCTGCGTGCCATGGCTGAACTGGACAATTTTAGAAAGCGTGCCGCCAGGGACAGAATGGACGCTGTCAAGTACGGGAACGAACACATTCTGAAAGACCTGCTCCCGCTGACGGACGCCATGGACCGTGCCTTGCACCACTCGGAGACGTCCTGCGATTTCGAGGCCTTCCGAAAGGGGCTCGACCTGCTTCGGTCCCAGTTGACAGCCTGCCTGGGCCGTCATGGTGTGGAGGCCATCGATTGCCTCCATAAGCCGTTCGATCCGAATCTGCATGAAGCACTGATGCAGGTATCCGGGGATGAGCATGAAGACAACGAGGTCGTGGACGAACTGGAGAAAGGGTACCTGCTGAACGGTCGCCTGTTGAGGCCCGCCAAGGTGTCCGTCTGCAAACGAACCGGCGGCAAAATTCATTGTGAAGATGAAACCGCCCGAAACGGCGGCTAA
- the dnaK gene encoding molecular chaperone DnaK, translating into MGKIIGIDLGTTNSCVAIMEGGDPVVIANQEGNRTTPSVIAFPDSGERLVGQVARRQAITNPENTVYAIKRLIGRKFSSKEVQYDKSITAFKITEAPNGDAQVSVRGRNYSPAEISSMVLVKMKQTAEDYLGQKVTDAVITVPAYFNDSQRQATKDAGKIAGLNVLRIINEPTAAALAYGLEKKKDQKIAVFDLGGGTFDISILEIGDGVFEVKSTNGDTHLGGEDFDQKLIDFLVTEFKKDQGIDLRNDRMALQRLKEAAEKAKMELSTSMETDINLPFITADASGPKHMNIKLTRAKLEALVEDLIEKLEPPCRMAMKDASLAPKDIDEVILVGGMTRMPRVQQKVKEMFGKEPHKGVNPDEVVAVGAAIQGGVLAGDVKDVLLLDVTPLSLGIETLGGVMTKLIEKNTTIPTKKSQVFSTAADNQTAVTIHVLQGERPMAADNRTLGHFELVGIPAAPRGVPQVEVTFDIDANGIVHVAAKDLGTGKEQSIRITASSGLSDDEIQRFVKEAELHADDDKRKRELIEARNHADAFAYSVEKNVKEFGDKIDAAEKTRIEEAIARLKKAIEGDDLEAIKSAQEELTTASHKLAEAMYAKSTAGPGTGPQDAGGGAAGGAQQSAGKKDDDVVDADFEEVK; encoded by the coding sequence ATGGGAAAGATTATCGGAATTGACTTGGGGACGACCAACTCGTGCGTTGCCATCATGGAGGGGGGAGACCCCGTCGTCATCGCGAACCAGGAGGGAAACCGCACCACGCCGTCTGTCATCGCGTTTCCGGACAGCGGGGAGCGCCTGGTCGGTCAGGTGGCCAGGCGACAGGCCATCACCAATCCCGAAAATACGGTTTATGCCATCAAGCGCCTCATCGGCCGGAAATTCTCGTCGAAAGAGGTTCAGTATGACAAGTCCATCACGGCGTTCAAAATTACGGAGGCGCCCAACGGCGACGCCCAGGTGTCCGTCCGGGGACGGAACTACAGTCCCGCCGAGATCTCCTCGATGGTCCTGGTAAAAATGAAGCAGACCGCGGAGGACTACCTGGGGCAGAAGGTGACGGATGCCGTCATTACCGTACCGGCCTATTTTAACGACTCCCAGCGCCAGGCGACGAAGGATGCCGGAAAGATCGCCGGGCTCAATGTACTACGCATCATCAACGAACCGACGGCGGCCGCACTGGCATACGGCCTGGAAAAGAAGAAGGACCAGAAGATCGCCGTCTTCGACCTCGGTGGCGGAACTTTCGACATCTCGATTCTGGAAATCGGGGACGGGGTGTTTGAAGTAAAGTCCACCAACGGGGACACGCACCTCGGAGGCGAGGACTTCGACCAGAAACTGATCGACTTCCTGGTAACGGAATTCAAGAAAGACCAGGGGATCGACCTGAGAAACGATCGGATGGCGCTTCAGCGTCTCAAGGAGGCGGCAGAGAAGGCCAAGATGGAGCTGTCCACCTCCATGGAGACGGACATCAATCTTCCCTTCATCACCGCGGACGCCTCGGGTCCGAAACATATGAATATCAAGCTCACCCGAGCCAAACTGGAAGCGCTCGTGGAGGATCTGATCGAGAAGCTGGAGCCTCCCTGCCGGATGGCCATGAAGGATGCATCCCTGGCGCCGAAGGACATCGACGAGGTCATTCTCGTTGGAGGAATGACCCGTATGCCCCGGGTGCAGCAGAAGGTCAAGGAGATGTTCGGGAAAGAGCCCCACAAGGGGGTCAATCCGGATGAGGTCGTGGCCGTGGGAGCCGCGATCCAGGGCGGTGTTCTCGCGGGTGACGTGAAAGACGTGCTGCTGCTGGACGTGACGCCCCTGTCCCTCGGCATCGAGACGCTGGGCGGAGTCATGACGAAGCTGATCGAGAAGAATACGACCATCCCCACGAAGAAGAGCCAGGTCTTCTCGACGGCGGCGGACAACCAAACGGCCGTGACGATTCACGTCCTCCAAGGCGAGCGCCCCATGGCAGCGGACAACCGGACCCTCGGTCACTTCGAGCTCGTCGGCATTCCGGCGGCTCCGCGGGGAGTCCCGCAGGTCGAAGTCACCTTCGACATCGACGCCAACGGCATCGTCCATGTGGCGGCAAAGGACCTCGGAACGGGGAAGGAGCAGAGCATCCGCATTACGGCATCCAGCGGCCTCTCGGATGACGAGATCCAGCGCTTTGTCAAGGAGGCGGAGCTCCACGCCGATGATGACAAGAGGAAGCGTGAGCTCATCGAGGCCCGGAACCATGCCGATGCCTTTGCATACAGCGTGGAGAAGAACGTGAAGGAATTCGGCGACAAGATCGATGCCGCCGAGAAGACGCGCATCGAAGAGGCGATTGCCCGGCTGAAAAAAGCCATTGAAGGCGACGATCTCGAGGCCATCAAATCGGCACAGGAGGAATTGACCACGGCATCCCACAAGCTGGCGGAGGCCATGTATGCCAAGTCCACCGCCGGACCCGGGACCGGACCCCAGGACGCCGGTGGAGGAGCGGCGGGTGGGGCCCAGCAGTCCGCCGGGAAGAAAGACGACGATGTCGTGGACGCCGATTTCGAGGAGGTCAAGTAA
- a CDS encoding penicillin-binding protein activator yields MKRFLFIILSILIFSLPARVALCSDQRGFPPVSGKAGEKSTTATIGVILPLSGKYAAYGNRVLDAILMAAAVWDRTNHSRLTLQIRDSESRSETLYGLVQELADREKVILILGPLGEGTEAARLAREKKVPILVFTQQEGIGGENGYVLRDSLTIRQQIQALADHAVTRKGLRRFAMLHPGDHSGREAAMLFREEVTRRGGRILRERTYGRRQADFADEIRSLTGVKGIPGKVIVEPEGTIEIKGSAAVDFEALFLPDSLGPALLTASQLADLQIGGVQMMGLSSWNHPARLRTGGNVLEGAVFTDMFCTNDPSRAVHNFIERYYAATGREPGSLEAMAFDGTNLAVRIILDEKPGSREELRRMILENRDFRGVAGRLEFAPDGESRRSAVILRITQGQIVPVRE; encoded by the coding sequence ATGAAACGTTTCCTCTTTATCATTCTGTCCATTCTGATCTTCTCCCTTCCCGCCCGGGTTGCCTTGTGCTCGGATCAGCGGGGCTTCCCGCCCGTTTCCGGAAAGGCTGGGGAAAAAAGCACAACGGCGACGATCGGCGTCATTCTTCCGCTCAGCGGTAAATATGCAGCCTATGGGAACCGTGTCCTGGACGCCATCCTGATGGCCGCGGCCGTTTGGGATCGCACGAACCACTCCCGTCTCACCTTGCAGATCCGCGATTCAGAAAGCCGTTCCGAGACTCTTTACGGCCTGGTTCAGGAACTGGCGGATCGCGAGAAGGTCATCCTGATTCTCGGGCCGCTGGGGGAGGGAACGGAGGCGGCACGCCTCGCACGGGAAAAGAAGGTGCCGATCCTCGTGTTTACCCAGCAGGAGGGAATCGGTGGCGAGAATGGCTATGTCCTGAGAGATTCCCTTACAATCCGGCAACAGATTCAGGCCCTGGCCGACCATGCCGTCACTCGAAAGGGGCTTCGGCGCTTTGCCATGCTCCATCCCGGGGACCATAGCGGCAGGGAAGCGGCAATGCTGTTCCGGGAGGAAGTGACCCGCCGCGGCGGACGGATCCTGCGCGAGCGAACGTATGGCCGCCGGCAGGCTGATTTTGCGGACGAGATCCGGTCCCTGACCGGCGTCAAGGGGATTCCCGGAAAAGTGATTGTGGAGCCGGAGGGAACGATCGAGATTAAGGGATCAGCGGCCGTGGATTTCGAAGCCCTTTTCCTTCCCGATTCCCTGGGACCGGCATTGCTGACGGCCTCGCAACTGGCCGATCTTCAAATCGGGGGTGTCCAGATGATGGGCCTGTCATCCTGGAACCATCCCGCCAGGCTTCGGACGGGAGGGAACGTTCTGGAAGGAGCCGTTTTTACGGATATGTTCTGCACGAATGATCCATCCCGGGCGGTCCATAATTTTATTGAGCGGTATTATGCAGCAACCGGTCGTGAACCGGGAAGCCTCGAGGCAATGGCATTTGACGGGACGAATCTTGCCGTCCGGATCATCCTGGATGAGAAACCCGGTTCCAGGGAGGAACTGCGACGGATGATCCTTGAGAACCGGGATTTCCGGGGAGTTGCCGGCAGGCTTGAATTTGCACCGGACGGAGAGAGCCGGAGGAGCGCCGTGATACTGAGAATCACCCAGGGCCAGATCGTGCCCGTGAGAGAATAG
- the surE gene encoding 5'/3'-nucleotidase SurE — MRFLLTNDDGIYARGLAALHRELSLDAECLVVAPEVEQSAVGHAITLFRPLMVRKARKNGQSLGYAVAGTPADCVKIGIRELAGGPVDLVVSGINLGANVGINVLYSGTVSAATEGAIMGVPSVAISLDTHREADFSFAARFARKICRFMMEYPFPKNLSLNVNIPALPEDRIRGVTVVKQGKARLIESFEKRVDPRDNTYYWLAGETQPAPSEDADSDITALRKGWITITPIHSDLTRMDVFGDLRDLVEKDLNGSGEPGRGSSG; from the coding sequence ATGAGGTTTCTGCTGACGAATGACGACGGGATCTATGCCCGGGGGCTTGCTGCCCTGCATCGCGAATTGTCCCTGGATGCCGAGTGTCTCGTTGTGGCCCCGGAGGTGGAACAGAGCGCCGTGGGGCACGCCATCACACTGTTCAGACCGCTGATGGTGAGAAAGGCCAGGAAGAACGGACAGTCCCTCGGCTATGCCGTAGCGGGGACGCCGGCGGATTGCGTGAAGATCGGCATCCGGGAACTGGCCGGCGGGCCCGTGGACCTGGTGGTCTCCGGCATCAACCTGGGGGCCAATGTCGGAATCAACGTCCTCTATTCGGGCACCGTCTCGGCGGCCACGGAAGGAGCCATCATGGGGGTTCCGTCCGTGGCGATTTCCCTGGACACCCACCGGGAAGCCGATTTTTCTTTTGCCGCCCGGTTTGCCCGGAAAATCTGCCGCTTTATGATGGAATACCCTTTCCCGAAAAACCTCTCGCTCAATGTGAACATCCCGGCGCTGCCGGAGGACCGGATCCGGGGCGTGACCGTCGTAAAACAGGGAAAGGCCCGTCTCATCGAGAGTTTCGAGAAGCGTGTGGATCCCAGGGACAACACCTATTACTGGCTGGCTGGAGAAACGCAGCCGGCGCCCTCGGAAGACGCCGACTCGGACATCACCGCCCTCCGGAAGGGCTGGATCACCATCACGCCCATTCACAGCGACCTGACGCGGATGGACGTATTCGGCGACCTGAGGGATCTGGTGGAGAAGGACCTCAACGGGTCAGGAGAACCGGGACGGGGCTCTTCCGGATGA
- a CDS encoding universal stress protein, translating to MIEHILIATDGSAHSMTALEYGIYIARKLDARLTGLHVMELLQLQAPVFSDISGSVGIPPCQEFLPVMENTLETKADAILKTFRQTCEDAGLRPDIKKRLGVIDEVIIEEGQQADWIILAQRGEHFHLGGGAILGTTAESVVRKAGKPVLVTPATYRDIESMALAYDGSPPADHALKLAAELSDKAAWPLTVVTVSNDPAVSDRVCKQAETLLDAWIIDWDIVQLTGKEDREILRFLKEGSTELLVMGAYGHNRLRELLVGSTTSHVIRKSPVPVLLTR from the coding sequence GTGATCGAGCACATCCTCATCGCCACAGACGGCTCCGCCCACAGCATGACAGCCCTGGAATACGGAATCTACATTGCCCGGAAACTCGATGCCCGGCTCACGGGACTTCATGTCATGGAACTTCTGCAATTGCAGGCCCCCGTTTTCAGCGACATCTCGGGTTCCGTCGGCATCCCCCCATGCCAGGAGTTTCTTCCGGTCATGGAAAACACGCTGGAGACAAAAGCGGATGCCATTCTGAAGACGTTTCGACAAACGTGCGAAGATGCGGGGTTGAGACCGGACATCAAAAAGCGTCTCGGGGTCATCGACGAGGTTATCATTGAGGAGGGCCAGCAGGCGGACTGGATCATCCTGGCCCAGCGCGGCGAGCACTTCCATCTCGGAGGCGGAGCGATTCTGGGCACAACGGCCGAATCGGTAGTCCGGAAAGCGGGAAAACCGGTCCTCGTAACGCCAGCGACCTACCGGGATATAGAAAGCATGGCCCTCGCCTACGACGGCAGCCCTCCCGCCGACCATGCCCTGAAGCTGGCTGCCGAACTCTCCGACAAGGCCGCCTGGCCTCTGACGGTTGTCACGGTATCGAACGATCCCGCCGTATCGGACCGGGTGTGCAAACAGGCGGAGACGCTGCTGGACGCCTGGATCATCGACTGGGACATCGTCCAGTTGACCGGGAAGGAAGATCGGGAAATTCTCCGCTTCCTTAAGGAGGGCTCCACCGAGCTCCTGGTGATGGGGGCCTACGGGCACAACCGGCTCCGGGAGCTTTTGGTAGGGAGCACAACCAGCCACGTCATCCGGAAGAGCCCCGTCCCGGTTCTCCTGACCCGTTGA
- a CDS encoding toxin-antitoxin system YwqK family antitoxin, whose product MAKKAETPREVIAYYDEENKHIKEHKTLLGKKLDGEYTSYYANGQVMVRMQFRNGMRQGEAEAYYRDGRIRERASFLDDRFEGSYTSWYENGQIREQENYRGGRLDGPYRMYYRTGQAREEELFADGKLHGPYRSWYKTGQLKEEGFFENDRREGEYKAWHRNGQIREQAVYRNGKLVGRFQSFNEKGEPVRTVSENEDIPDSEEEWQEKERQADNMLRDLETYREEDEESDRRERT is encoded by the coding sequence ATGGCAAAAAAAGCCGAAACTCCACGAGAAGTCATCGCCTACTACGACGAAGAGAACAAGCATATCAAGGAGCACAAAACCCTTCTCGGGAAGAAGCTCGACGGCGAGTACACATCTTATTACGCCAACGGGCAGGTCATGGTGCGGATGCAATTCCGGAACGGCATGCGCCAGGGAGAAGCCGAAGCCTACTACCGGGACGGCCGGATCCGGGAGCGGGCGTCCTTCCTGGACGACCGCTTCGAGGGGAGCTATACCTCCTGGTACGAAAACGGGCAGATCCGGGAACAGGAAAACTACCGGGGTGGCCGGCTGGACGGCCCCTACCGGATGTATTACCGGACCGGACAGGCCAGGGAGGAAGAATTATTCGCAGACGGGAAGCTGCACGGACCCTACCGGTCATGGTACAAGACAGGCCAGTTGAAGGAAGAGGGCTTCTTCGAGAACGACCGGCGGGAAGGTGAATACAAGGCCTGGCACCGCAACGGACAGATCCGGGAACAGGCCGTTTACCGGAACGGCAAGCTGGTCGGAAGGTTCCAGTCCTTCAATGAAAAGGGCGAGCCGGTCCGAACCGTCTCCGAAAACGAAGATATCCCGGATTCAGAGGAAGAATGGCAGGAAAAGGAGCGGCAGGCCGACAACATGCTGCGGGACCTGGAGACCTATCGTGAGGAGGACGAGGAATCGGACAGGAGGGAAAGAACGTGA